A single Bufo bufo chromosome 6, aBufBuf1.1, whole genome shotgun sequence DNA region contains:
- the YWHAB gene encoding 14-3-3 protein beta/alpha, whose protein sequence is MDKSELVQKAKLAEQAERYDDMAAAMKAVTEQGGELSNEERNLLSVAYKNVVGARRSSWRVISSIETKTEGNEKKQQMAREYREKIEAELTDICTDVLDLLDKHLIANATSPESKVFYLKMKGDYYRYLSEVASGDQKQGTVGNSQQAYQEAFEISKSEMQPTHPIRLGLALNFSVFYYEILNSPEKACSLAKSAFDEAIAELDTLNEESYKDSTLIMQLLRDNLTLWTSEHQSEEADNVEGDN, encoded by the exons ATGGACAAGAGTGAACTGGTACAGAAGGCCAAGCTGGCTGAGCAGGCTGAGCGCTATGACGACATGGCGGCTGCCATGAAAGCCGTGACCGAGCAGGGCGGCGAGCTCTCTAACGAGGAGAGGAACCTGCTTTCTGTCGCCTACAAAAATGTCGTAGGTGCCCGCCGATCCTCTTGGCGCGTCATCTCCAGCATCGAGACGAAGACCGAGGGGAATGAGAAGAAACAGCAGATGGCACGAGAATACCGTGAAAAGATTGAGGCCGAGCTGACAGATATCTGCACGGATGTTTTG gacctgctggACAAGCATCTGATTGCAAATGCAACATCACCGGAAAGCAAGGTTTTCTATCTGAAAATGAAAGGGGATTATTATCGGTACCTTTCAGAAGTAGCCAGTGGAGATCAGAAACAAG GTACTGTAGGCAACTCTCAGCAGGCCTACCAAGAAGCTTTTGAAATTAGCAAGAGTGAGATGCAGCCGACACATCCTATTCGACTTGGACTGGCCCTAAACTTCTCAGTCTTCTACTATGAAATCCTTAATTCTCCAGAAAAAGCTTGCAGTCTAGCAAAATCG GCATTTGATGAGGCGATAGCTGAACTGGACACGTTGAATGAAGAGTCCTATAAAGACAGCACTCTTATCATGCAGCTACTAAGGGACAATCTTACA